The sequence ACTGCTGATCCTCAGTGCACTGATGGAAGCTTGGCAAGAGTCACTGAGCCCAGAGGAGAAAGCCAGGGTTTGTCTTCCATCCCTGCCCCACGTTCAACTGTGGTGGCGGGGAGCGGGGCCATGTGAAATTCACACACGTTTGTTAGAACAGATGGTATCACCCTCCATGGCATGGAAGACAGAAACAGGGCAGGGGGTAGCTCAGCTAACCAGTTTCAACTAAGCAAGCATTCAGTGTCACCTTTAAATGCCAAGCCCTGAGCTAATGCTTCCAGATTGAATGTGCTCACTGGCTTTTCTACTGGCCCATAAGAGGGACTGTCACCATCCAGAAGttttgatgctctttatttcTAAAGGAGCGAAGCCTAAGTCTTAATGAAACTTTAGGCTGAAAAGCTGAGGGAAACATTGGAAATGGTTTTCATGACCCTGTATCATGGAGGCCTTCCTGTTGGAAGCAATGCACTAGAACAAAATGGGGACAGACTAATGTCggaaagacctgggttccaatCCAATCTGTGCAACTTTGGGGGTAGCTAAACCAGTGATTTAGCTACAGGCTAGAGAGTTTGGGTTTCATTCTGTTGGCACTAGGGAGCCAACCAAGGCCACTTTCCCAGGTCTCTTTGGAACTAGGCAGTGCCAGAGCTCTTCCTCAGTGGCCTCTGCTCCCCCTGCCCCAAACACTGCATCTGATTGTAGTGACCTACACCCTGCCTGGTCAGCCCTGGCTCATGTCCCAGGTTCCCAAAGCCCAAGGGGACTGTTGCTTCCTGCTGCCAACCACACAGCTGTCTCCTCCTGGCTCCCTCCCCGGCACAGATGAAGTTTTCCCACGAGCACAGCTGGAGCAGTCCAAGGCCCTGGAGCTGCAGGCGGTGATTGCAGCAGAGGCTGGCGACCTCAGCACAGCCCTGGAGAGGTTTGGCCAAGCCATCTACCTATTGCCTGAGAGGGCCTCAGCCTACAATAACCGAGCCCAGGCCCGGCGTCTCCAGGGGGATGTGGCAGGTGAGGCGAGGGTCCCTGGAGCCTGTGCAGGGCGTCTGGGAGGACACAGACCAGAGATGGTGTGGCTGCGGGGCTTGGACATGGAGTGTGGGAAGTCACCGAGCTCTGGAACCTACGTCCCTACTCATAAGAGATACATCATGGGCCCTGCTGATCTCTTGGGGATATTGTGAGAGAGAGACTACAGTCTGTTTTTTTACAACATTTAATGAGAGCCTATATTGTAGCAGTGAGCTAGGTGCTGAGGACTCATAGcaattactgtgtgccaggcactaagcccttgtatatattttcttaatgGTAACTTTATTCTACCTTCTAAATCTGTTAACCAACACCCTTCTGTACAAGATGCATCTTGTCTTTCCTCTTTAATCATGGATTCAGagattctgttttttgtttttgttttttgtttgtttgcattggGTCTTCGCTGTGGCACATGGAGGGGGCTTTTCTATTAATAGTTTGGCgcacggacttagttgccccatggcatgtaggatcttagttccctgaccagggatcaaactcccagcctctgcattggaaggggacTGAACCACTCGGGAAgtcctgttttaaaaataataaaggtttttaaaatttatttttatttcttttttggccataccctgcagcatatgggatcttagttccctgaccagggattaaactcattccccctgcagtggaagggcagagtcttagccactggaccaccagggaagtcccccgacTGAGCACTTTACATGTCAGTTGTCATCATTTGTTTAGCCCTCACTACAACACTAAAAAGGTTCATGCTCTTgtctccatttgacagatgatACACTAAAGCTTGGAAGTTAAGTAAAATGGCTTGCTAGTCATATAGCTGAGAAGTGGCAAAGCTGGGATTTGGTTCAGGTGGCAGGGCTTAATCCCCACGTGATACTGCTTTTCATGAAGCTCAGCCTTGAAGGCAGGACAGACAAAAACCTAATAGCCACATAATAAGCTGAGAGGGTTCAGCTTGAGGGTCTGTTCCTGAGGAGTGAGTTTTGAAGATGAGTAGGAGTTAGCTGGTTGGAGGGCAGCGAGTGGGAGAAGGCATGGCCTGTAGAAGTCCAGAAGTCATGGACAGGTACAGGGAGCTTCAGATCTCTACTCTGGTTGGAAAGGGAGGGTTGGAAGGATGGCGTCTCTTCAAAGCCTGAGGTAAACAGGCCGAGAGAGCGATGAACTGGTAATATGAGGCCATGATCGAACACTGTCTTGAAAATACCAGGAATCACTGAAGAGTAACCCACAGAAGCGTAGTATGGAGCTACTAGGGCACTCGTGGTAGTGGTGTTCCTGGGGCCAGGAGTGCCAGGCTGGGGAGGCTGGGCTCCATTCTGAGGATATCGGGGAACTCCGAGGGCCCCTTTCCCAGGCTTGTCTGCCACCAGTTTGGCAGAGCAAGGCCATAAAGGCTGCTGGGGAAAGCCTACAGACCAGAACCCCAGAGAGCATCCAAGGGGTTTCTGCCTTCAGTTCCTCCAGACCAGCTCCTCTGAGGGAAATCAACAAATGCTGTGATTAGAGAGCTTCTCAACCCACCAGGTCAGGTAGGGAGCAGAACCCCTGCTGCGTTCTGAGAACCAAAACACAGAGGACGGGGGAGATCAGCCTTGTTGTAGGATGCTGCTGGCACTCCCCTAGCTCCCTGCCCTGACAGGCTCAATAGACTGGAGGACAGGAGTGAATGGAAGCAGAGCCCAGAACAAATGCAGCTCGGTGGACCTACAGTGGGTACCAACTGGCTGCCTGAGGCTGAGTTCAGAGCTCTGATGCCTAAGAAGCCAAGTATTTATGAGGGTGACAAAAGTGCTGCAGGCCAGCTCTGGCTCCAAGACCTCCTTCAAAGAAAATTAGATACAAAATAATGAAGACCATGGAAATAAAGAATAAGGAGAGGCAGTCAGTAGAGAACACAGGTGAGAGAAGTTATTTTAAGGCAtacagaggaagaggagagaaaatgtCTTGAAAAGTTAGAGAAGGATGTCTCTGGGTGATCCAGTTGCTAAGACTACATGCTCCCAATGCacaggacccaggttcaatccctggtgagggaattagagcccacatgctacaactaagacccagcacagccaaataaatacataaaaatacatattaaaggggaaaaaaaacgtTAGGGAATTTcgtagtggtccagtggtcaagactgcCCTTCCACTGaaggggcaagggttcaatccctggtcacggaATTAAGATCTTGAATAccgcctggtgcagccaaaaaaacaaacaaacaaaaaaaccggACTTTATTATGTAACAAATAGTTGTCAGTTAATACTAATGCTTTTGGACCCTAGGATTCAGAGTCAGTCACCTGGCTAATAATAGAAGGTTAATTATGTGTGGAAGAAACCACCTGCTTCGTGCCGGGCAACAGGAGCAGATTCATAATATAGTGACCACCCCTGTTCTGATATATCAGATGGTGGAAAATAACACGGACAAGGCGAGACCTGGGCTTCAGTCCCAACTCTGCCACTAACTGGCTGTGCAGTCTAGGCCGAGTTTTGCCCACTCTTCCAGTCTTATCTCTGCGTAACGGGAATAACAATACTGATCTCGAGGGTCGTGTCCGGGCGGGATGTAAATGGCCGAGCCCCAGAGCCTGCACTTGGGGCCGGATCTTGCTGGCCGCAGCCCTAACCCCTGCCCATCCGTCGGTCCGTCCCGCAGGCGCCCTGGAGGACCTGGAGCGCGCGCTGGCGCTGAGCGGCGGACGAGGTCGCACCGCCCGCCAGGGCTTTGTGCAGCGCGGGCTCGTGGCGCGGCTGCAGGGCCGGGACGACGACGCCCGCAGTGACTTCGAGCGGGCGGCACGGCTGGGCAGCCAGTTTGCGCGCCGCCAGCTGGTGCAGCTCAACCCGTACGCGGCGCTGTGCAACCGCATGCTGGCCGACGTGATGGGGCAGCTGCGCCGACCCCGCGACGAGCGCTGAGCGCTGGCAGGCGGGAGAGCGAGGAGTGTGGGGGGATGCGCCAGCAACCAATAAAGCTGTGGTTTCGCCCAGCCCCCGCCTGTGTCCGCGTCCGCTCGCCGATCCTCACAGGGATGCGCGCTCAGGGGTCCCCTACGCATGAGACGGTCCCGGATCCGCCGCCGGGGAGGAAGGGCCCGTCGGACCGAGATCGGTCATCGATTGGCCCTGCCTGGCGCAGCCCCGGGCCCTGCGGCGGACTGCGGTGCTCCGCAGGCCTGAGCAGTTGCTCTGGCTGCTCTCGTGGAGTGAGCCAGGTGAGCCGCCCAGGAAGGCTGGGCGGAGGCGGGAGCGGGGGTGCTTCTTCTCTACTCCTGCGTCCTGGATCACCTTGTCTTCGGCCCAAATCCGGAGGATGGGAAAAGGGAAGCGGGCAGGAGAGAGCCGGGGTCGGGAGACGGACGGTCCCTTTTGGGGAGGGGCTTTAGTATACCCGACTTGTCTGCGTATGTGTGGGGTGGGGATAGGTGGGTGGGTGTGataggtgggggggggggggggggtgtgtgtgtgttgtgtgtcttgGCCTGGTGCGGGCTGCACCGTTGCTCGTTGTTTCTGTGTACCTGCGAGCATGTGCCTGTTTGTCCCTTGGATTCAGGGCTCAATTCTGCGCCCGCAGGGTGTACAGGTACGTGCCAGCCTGGGTTTGGACCATGGGGCTTGATCATTTACATCTTTGCCTTCACCACTGTGGGTCATTCCACATTTGTGTTTCTGTGCAtggttcatttttgtttctgAGACAAAATTCCTGGAGGAGTTACTAAACTTAAACTTGCATGC comes from Dama dama isolate Ldn47 chromosome 1, ASM3311817v1, whole genome shotgun sequence and encodes:
- the TTC36 gene encoding tetratricopeptide repeat protein 36, whose protein sequence is MGTPNDQAVLQAIFNPDSPFGDIVGLDLGDEAEKEVDEDEVFPRAQLEQSKALELQAVIAAEAGDLSTALERFGQAIYLLPERASAYNNRAQARRLQGDVAGALEDLERALALSGGRGRTARQGFVQRGLVARLQGRDDDARSDFERAARLGSQFARRQLVQLNPYAALCNRMLADVMGQLRRPRDER